The genomic segment acacagggagaacatgcaaactccacacagaaaggccacaggtgggaatcaaacccatagccttcttgctgtgaggcagcaatgctaaccactaagccaccgtgctacccAGTGTTGAGTTTGCAGGTGTGTGATTTCTTTTAAATAACTTTCATCAAATGTAAAAGACAGTTTAGTCAAGTTATTTCCAGGAAAGTAGCACAACTACCCCAAAACGTGAACTGGGACTTGGATTTAATATGATTTCTTATAACCATTCTTTCTTTTGCCAGTTTTACAATATTTTTACTTTCATCTGTTTGTGTCAAGCACCCCTTGCCGATCACCAACTATGTTTTTTAAGTTGCAAGATACGGCTCAAAATGTTTTAAAGGTTGGGGAAAAAAAGAACATGCTGCTCAactttaaaaattaaattaatttggtAAATTAGGTAGCATTTTGCATCGATGTTTTTTAAAGTAATTCTAATTCAGCCTCTACTGAGTACACACATGACACATTTGTAGTCAGACTAATTCAGGTTTTGCACAGTATTTAGTTAAGTGGTTTCATATACTTGATTTCATTTGTTTTCTACAAGGTTAATTAGGTTGAACCAACTTTATTAAAAGGCTTTGACGTTATTAAGTAGCCAACttatttcatttttgttattCTCAACTATTTATTTTACCCCCTTTTTACTCAGAAATATTCATGCAAAATGTTACCTTAATTTTgtgaaggttgttttttttttttttaaacacacatttattaaaggatcaggtatgttttttgttttgttttttttggtaccaAAATGTCCTGTACCTTcgtttttgtcaattgtgtcggtagcatcgcccaagcagaaggtcacccctttgagtctgctttgcttgaggtttcttcctcaaatcatcagaggaagtttttccttaccactgctgcctgtgtgcttgctctaggggttagtaaggttcgaccttacttgtgtgcagCGCctcgaggcaactttgttgtgatttggcgctatataaattgaaatggaaaatactattgacaggATTATCAGGAGTATGCTAAATCGATGCCTGGAGTGTGTAAATGCTAGCGGGGGGCATACATCTTACTGATTATTTAACTTTGGTTTAAGAAATGTTTTGTTGGCATACCAAGCTGTTTTGTTATGGGGTCATTTTCAGACTTGTTTGATTTTGGGTTAttttgtggatttgaatcacaagAAAAACTGGCAAACCACTCAAGAATACTTATAAGTATCAAAACAAATTTATACACAGTTATGTCTATTCACTTGCAGTTATATAACATAACCTAAAATGTGTACCTTTTCCTTTAATAATTGTGACTAGTGTAGTTTAACAAACTTATTTCACTTAAGTGAAAATAAATTGCACGTTATGTTGCAATGTCAGTTTTATGATCAGTGTTTGATCATCATTTCATCATCAGTGTatgatctaatagattacaatttgttcatgtaaatggggaatcttcttcacagactaaggttaattatgtagttccacaaggttctgtgctaggaccaattttattcactttatgcatgcttcctttaggcagtattattagacagcattgcttaaattttcattgttacgcagatgatacccagctttatctatccatgaagccagaggacacacaccaattagctaaactgcaggattgtcttacagacataaagacatggatgacctctaatttcctgcttttaaactcagataaaactgaagttattgtacttggccccactaatcttagaaacatggtgtctaaccagatccttactctggatggcattaccctgacctctagtaatactgttagaaatcttggagtaatttttgatcaggatatgtcattcaatgcgcatattaaacaaatatgtaggactgcttttttgcatttgcgcaatatctctaaaattagaaaggtcttgtctcagagtgatgctgaaaaactaattcatgcatttatttcctctaggctggactattgtaattcattattatcaggttgtcctaaacgttccctgaaaagccttcagttaattcaaaatgctgcagctagagtactgacagggactagaaggagagagcatatctcacccatattggcctgtcttcattggcttcctgttaattctagaatagaatttaaaattcttcttcttacttataaggttttgaataatcaggtcccatcttatcttagggacctcatagtaccatatcacccgaatagagcacttcgctctcagactgcaggcttacttgtagttcctagggtttgtaagagtagaatgggaggcagagccttcagctttcaggctactctcctctggaaccagctcccaattcggatcagggcgacagacaccctctctacttttaagattaggcttaaaactttcctttttgctaaagcttatagttagggctggatcaggtgaccctgaaccatcccttagttatgctgctatagacttagactgctggggggttcccatgatgcactgagtgtttctttctctttttgctctgtatgcaccactctgcatttaatcattagtgattgatctctgctcccctccacagcatgtctttttcctggttctctccctcagccccagccagtcccagcagaagactgcccctccctgagcctggttctgctggaggtttcttactgttaaaagggagtttttccttcccactgtcgccaagtgcttgctcacagggggtcgttttgaccgttggggttattccgtaattattgtatggctttgccttacaatataaagcgccttggggcaactgtttcttgtgatttggcgctatataaataaaattgacttgatttgatttgtttattttcaaACCACTGTTGGCCTATGTCTAACTTTTTTTTACTGAACAATTTTGTACCAACATGTTGTAAGTTAAATTACGATAATGTGAACATGCAAAAaccttattttttttgtgtgtggaagTTACGAATGCCAACAAGCTTTGGGGGTGGAGTCAGATAAAGGAATGGGGTCAGTAatgttgaattatttttttttttcctaaagtttttccagaattttggtgTGAAGGTTCAGACCATGCTGGAAGAGAcagttatatatttttttgtccAATCCACATTAAGAGGAGGCAGGAAACCTTTAAGATTTTTTTAACATTGCAGGATGGGGGTTATTTCTAGTAAACCTGGGAATACCAAGTGTATTCCCATCATTCTCCTAATGATTCTTCCCATTCTCCTGATTGGCCCAGCAGACCAGAAGCAGGGCCCAGACCGGGACGAGACCCCACCTCGCACTCCGACAGGCAATGCCCCTTCCTCGGAGTCGGACATTGAGGTTTCCAGCCCCAGCAACGACCTTGTGTCTTCCAGCAACAATGTTGTAGTTTCTCAAGAAGAAGATGAGAGACTCGCCAAAGAGCTGTCACTCAAGGAGGCTGCTGCCCACGACCTCTCCCACCGGCCCAAACGACGACGGTTTCATGAGAGCTACAACTTCAACATGAAATGTCCAACACCAGGATGCAACTCCCTCGGTGAGGAGCACTGCTTTGGGCATCATTTTACCTTGTGCTTCTCCTACAAAGTAACTTCGTCACACCATATCTCTTTCtctgtctttgttttcaggtcatctaACAGGCCGACATGAGAGACATTTCTCCATATCAGGCTGTCCGCTCTACCACAACCTCTCTGCTGATGAATGcaaggtgcacacacacacacacacacacacacacacacacacacacacacacacacacacacacacacacacacacaggttaaaAACAAGATTCCAGCGTACAGTTTATGTGTGAAACTGTTTACATGCTGTTGCAGAGAAAGTTTCTCAAGAAAAAAGGGATAATCTTGATTATTGAATGTATCGTGCAGTTTGTGTTGTATAAACATCTCTGTGTATATGTTTCACTCTGCTGTGCATATGTGCTGTGCACAGGTAGCCACCATGTTATTGGTGGCTACCTGTGTGATTGAAGGAAAACAAGTTGCATTTTTAAGTGCTTGTTGGTgttgttatgtttttgtttttaattattatccTGAACCATTCTGATTGTCCAGTGGATTCAACTGGAGCAAAGTAAAATTGAGGCTGTCAAGCCTACAACAGCATAGCGGCCTGCTATGTTACTGAATGTTTGTGTGATTGTGCTGCAGGGCTGGTTGTGTGTTGTTGCCTTGTTGGTGTTACAATGTTGATGTTCCATCAGGGCAAGGCATCAACACGTGACAAACAGACCGAGGAAAGGACACTGTCGCACCGTCAGGACGAGAACAGACACGCCACGAGACACCAGGTAATGCCCATACTAAGAAAGCACTCCGCCACTGATGTTTGCAGCAGCGCATCACACATAGTGACACATGCTCACACCTAAAACAACATGGACCCGTACAGAGGAACATGTTTTCTCTTCAGCTACACAGAATCCATAACATGCCTGTGACCTTCTTTAGCTCCAATTTGTTTCCCCATATCATCATAGACatacgtgcgtgtgtgtttgcATCTGTGTGTCCCAGAATTCTCTCATTTATTGAGCACATTTACATACACGCTAATAAACTGATAATTATCTGATTTTTGGATTTACTCGATTATTAAAATGTTCATATAAACAGGATAATGTTGTATGCGTTATTGGATTAAGGCCGCTATCGGATTATGAGAAATCTGATAAACACATCATAAAAACAACTTTTTGGCAAATATTATGTTTTCTCTGGTGTATTTATACTGTTAATCTGGATTCTTTGATTCTTTTACTTTTGAACATATGTAAAATtgtcaaattcaaaattcaaatatttttaAAGTTCAAGCGGATGCAGTTTGGCAAACATGGCAGACAATGTGAGCAGCAGTGGTAGAACTCGCTTTTGGGGTGGAGACTGTTTTAAATGCTAAAtgaaatggaaaaacaaaaatataaatgataCGAGGGATgatttgaaaagttttgagcctggccGGGAGAAAAAAAATAGggtatggttctccatcttttgcattctgacaaaccaacatttctcttgagaaCGTGTGAAATTTTGATTCAGTTAAGTGAGTATTGGTGTGCCAGATGGGGAAAATGGACAAAGCTGGTAGGTGTGCTATGATTCAGTATCTCAGGAAAAGGGGAATATAATTAGtgaactgggttgatataaataataaataaaagggggcccaatacagaacgtTAAAAGTTAAATGCCACtcgcaggattcgaacctgcaatttacaaaagatgtgattaacagacggaaactttagcactgtgctacaatcactgtcttataacgggagcatgaaatgcttaaaatcaacaagaagacAAATGTATGCCTGCTGAGGTGTGCtgtgtgcagctgctgcagcccggcgcaaagggAAAaggtgttttatgtatttccacatgaggacagcaggcagggaCACATGCCTCATGGAGGAAAGTtggaagttcatgtccttcaaaacactgtATGTGTtacccagctgggacatccaggagcagagagcTCAACAGCAGCTGCAattggcagacacacacacacccccccgtcCGTCCATTCAGCGCTCAGGCCagtgtgtcactctgtttctgtgttatgtggttatTCATTTTAGGtatttatgtaattgcgtatgtaggtattgacggaattatttatatacctgtcctgatgGTGGTCTCTGTTTGTAATGTGACAAGTCGTGTGCACTGGGtcatcatccagctgtcagtgtgctgtgatcagctgacagccggctcgccgtgctgtgtgcactcagacgtggctgtctggcctcatgtgatcatgtctgtacaaacatttaagcattttatgcaagtgtgccccccccataCACACTTTCAAATCTCTcctacataaaaacaaaattaatgaGATCACAGAAAAATGGATCACTAGTAATGATCCATTTTTCTTCTTTCACTCCTCTAAATGTAAAGCAGTCAAACTGGCTGCAAAGGACAGTCGAGGTCAGATTATCAACTGTTGGTGTGCTTGTCTCTCGTTGGTCTCAGGCTCCTGCAGAGCGACAGCTTCGGTATAAAGAGAAGGTGACAGAGCTGAGAAAGAAGAGGAACTCTGGCCTCAACAAAGAACAGAAGGAAAAACACATGGTCAGTTGTTAAAACATGTTTGACATATCCGAAATCTTCACTTCTCCATCAATTTAACACACATCATAGTCTGTCCCTTTATTTGTCCTTCCATCACCTCATCACATAAAATATATTCTGCAACCTCTGAGTTGCTGGCCGATTGATCATACTTAAAATCGCTGCTGTTTCTCTTTCCAGGAGCACCGTCAGATCTATGGGACGAGTCGGGAGCCACTCTTAGAAAACATCACCAGTGACTACGACCTCGAGCTATTCAGGAAAGCTCAGGCACGTGCCTTGGAGGACCTTGTAAGAGAGAAAACGCACCATCACCCTCCTCCTGTATCTCCCCTGCCCCCTCTTTTTGTCCTGTTCTGCCTCTTTCTTTGTTTCAGTCCACAACTCTGCAGCCACAAGAAGAATTATTTTTGGTAGATTGGACACTCACTTCCAAGAGCTTCTATATTAATTTTACTTGTTTTTGTTggtgttgtttattttattttttattttaaatatatatgattttatttgcagtttctgtttttttttatgacagcTTCTTGAAAATCTATGCAGACACCCTGTAAACATTTTCAAAGCTGTCATACTTTCAACTCATTGCatttttcttgtgttttttttttttttcctttttttggttTTGCCTCATTGTCATTCTTGCACCTCTTTGTGCGATTTGCATTACAAAGCTATTTGACTCAGTTCATGTTCATCCTTCATTCATTGTAACTTTTTCCTTTTGATCTTATTCACTTCTTTTCCCAATCTCCTTTTCTTTCCTGCTCTTGCGTGTACAGGAGAAGCTACGTCTGGCTGGCCAGGTGTCGGAGGGCAGCAACATGATAAAAACCATTGTGTTTGGCCGCTATGAGTTGGATACCTGGTACCACTCGCCATACCCAGAAGAGTACGCCCGCCTCGGGAGGCTCTATATGTGCGAGTTCTGCCTCAAGTATATGAAGAGTCAGACTATTCTGCGCCGGCACATGGTGAGgccattttcttctttttttttttttttttgtcttcacctTTGGTTTTGTATCCAGTTGCCTGCATGcgcttaaaacattagaaaattcttggtgaaattctattgtacctgcattaatggtaaatgtccatcaggtggagatattgaaccttgaaccttgggATACAATGATCACCAACATGTTGCTTACAGTAGTAGAtagtttaaattttttaattaataaacaGTCTTGATAACACCTTTACTATTTTTCCCatgtataaaaacaaacacaaaacaacttTGTTTTGAAGATTTATTTCCTGCAGGAGGATAGTTTGTTGAATTTTTGGTGTGTCATGGATTTATGTTTTCTTTGTCAGTTTTCATGTGTGATATATAAGTCGTAGTTTTGTTgtggcttttcttttttcttttactagtttgggaggttctgCGACATACTCTTGTGTAACTTGTATACCGAAAAAAATCACATGTTcgttattaataacaataataacagctgtttatatagggctttcccaggaatcaacactGTCTCCACAATTAGctccaaaaaaacaaataaataaaaaatggcaatCATAAAATTACACTACAGTAGTGCACAAAAATCTCCAGCCTGGTGGTCTAAAGTTAGTGACACACTTTCAATGATGTTTCTTTACATATAAATTTAACTTTACTGTCCTTTTCTTCTTTTGTGTAAAGGCCAAGTGTGTGTGGAAGCATCCTCCAGGTGATGAGATCTACAGGAAGGGAAACATTTCTGTGTTTGAGGTAGATGGGAAAAAGAACAAGGTGAGAGAGCTCTGCAGATCTCAAAAGTTCAAGGTCCCACATCTGCAGTCAAACACTTTGTTCATGTGGATAAATATTTTTCGCAAATGCTTCAAATCATTTAAGCATAAAAGAAACACTGCAGACAGTGTGACAAACATTATGACTCTAATTCAAAACACAACAGACCTATTTTTATCATGCAATTACTTTCTGCTAATGGTGGGACTTGGTCTTCTACAGTATACGTAGAATTTAAGATATTTGAAAATGGTAATTTGATTGGCTGAGAACTTGAACCAGCATGCTTAGCTATTAGCCACATTTCCCTGGTGATTTTTATTTGCTGTAGGTAGGAGCTATACGCAATGAATAATCAAATTTTGCAGTTGAAATTTGCAAGATCTTTGTACATGTGCTAGGATGCAGGTCTGGCTATGTGAAATTACCACTTGGTAATCAACGCACTTTCATTCAAACAATTATTTTGTCAAGTCTTTCCCTAATGGAACATTACCAGATAAATCTTCAGTCCAGATCTTTTATGATGCCTCCGATGTATTTCACAGATTTACTGCCAGAACCTGTGTCTGCTGGCTAAACTCTTTTTGGATCACAAGACTCTCTATTATGATGTTGAACCTTTCCTCTTCTATGTCATGACTGAAGCTGACAACACAGGCTGTCACCTAGTCGGATATTTCTCCAAGGTCAGAGCCTCTTGCcttcatttgtgtttttttttgtttgtttgtttgttttttcttttttcttttttttagtatGTACATAACTCCAACAAAAGTAGTCACATTAAGGCTTAATCTTGACGGTCTATACGACAGTTTAATCACATAGTGCAAATGCTAAATctgtaacggtacatgtatttgtattgaaccgttttgGTACGAGACGTTCACGTCGGTATAGGGCTGTTCACGGGTGAGTTCGCGTTGCGTGTGTTTAcgctcagtgttgccaacttggcgactttcttgcgactttccaaaccttcttgacaacttattttctcataactgactagcgacaaatctagctacttttcctgctgTTACCGGAGaattttctgatgtttggtgactgaaagtgaaagtctccatGAAAGTGTTGTCACCGAGCGCGCAacgggtctctctctctctctctctctctctctctctctctctctctctctctctctctctctctgtctctctgtctgtctgtctgtctgtctgtctgtcgctggaagcttgtgtatgtgtgtgtgacaaAAGAAGCAGCTTCAAATCAAAGGTGTGCTTCCACTTGATAAATGGTAtatagaaaataaagcattaattctaattctgtttttaatttgagtcttttttttctccaaagAACATTGTTAAAGTACCAGACCGGTAAGCAGTACTGCTGTCATTTTTCAAGACCAACACGCCCATGGATATTCTACTGACTGCAAGTGTTGCAGTCGCAATCTAAAGAATGTATGCAATTgactcaaaatttaaaaattgtgCCAGTTGTAAAGTAGCAGTGACACTTGCTGTGTGTCGTGTACTAGGTGAAAGAAAGGACCCTGTATGTTTCTGTATTTTGTCAGAGAATACATATTTAATGGTttcttacatccgccaaggatggcACCCTTCGCTTCCCAGAATACACTGCAGCGCCAGGAGAGTTCCagcatctcacagcgcatgtaaacaatggctagcaaggatgtggTTGGCATTGATCCAGCGAGTTCCCGGGCAAATATCATGATGACACCTTCTCCCAAGtacagagggttatctagaggaggtgtagcacctgtgatggacaccTGCCATGCCCCAATGATGtttttgttgtccatacttcatcaCGTGTGTTTATATTGTGCtctgaaccagaactctgctgaaattgACTTCTTGCGTGAGTCACAGACCGCGAGACAGAGCAAGATTCAGATATTAGGGATTTAGATAGAgattagatagatattaggcaatggaagactccaataaattttggaggtgatccaaatctggattctcactttatataggctttgaaggattacgtcaaaactacttcacggattcccaccaaatttgcatcacaga from the Thalassophryne amazonica chromosome 16, fThaAma1.1, whole genome shotgun sequence genome contains:
- the LOC117527334 gene encoding histone acetyltransferase KAT7-like isoform X1 translates to MPRRKRTAGSSSDGTEDSDFSADLEPTENTESRRSSARLTRSSLRLSQCSQDNFRPVQSNSPAAVYPDEGLGSAAELSAASVFSSGRRVTRSQQGASNTTAKKYPLRQSRSSGSDTEANADQKQGPDRDETPPRTPTGNAPSSESDIEVSSPSNDLVSSSNNVVVSQEEDERLAKELSLKEAAAHDLSHRPKRRRFHESYNFNMKCPTPGCNSLGHLTGRHERHFSISGCPLYHNLSADECKGKASTRDKQTEERTLSHRQDENRHATRHQAPAERQLRYKEKVTELRKKRNSGLNKEQKEKHMEHRQIYGTSREPLLENITSDYDLELFRKAQARALEDLEKLRLAGQVSEGSNMIKTIVFGRYELDTWYHSPYPEEYARLGRLYMCEFCLKYMKSQTILRRHMAKCVWKHPPGDEIYRKGNISVFEVDGKKNKIYCQNLCLLAKLFLDHKTLYYDVEPFLFYVMTEADNTGCHLVGYFSKEKNSFLNYNVSCILTMPQYMRQGYGKMLIDFSYLLSKVEEKVGSPERPLSDLGLISYRSYWKEVLLRYLNNFQGKEISIKEISQETAVNPVDIVSTLQSLQMLKYWKGKHLVLKRQDLIDDWKAKETKRGTGKTIDPTALKWTPPKGT
- the LOC117527334 gene encoding histone acetyltransferase KAT7-like isoform X3; this translates as MPRRKRTAGSSSDGTEDSDFSADLEPTENTESRRSSARLTRSSLRLSQCSQDNFRPVQSNSPAAVYPDEGLGSAAELSAASVFSSGRRVTRSQQGASNTTAKKYPLRQSRSSGSDTEANADQKQGPDRDETPPRTPTGNAPSSESDIEVSSPSNDLVSSSNNVVVSQEEDERLAKELSLKEAAAHDLSHRPKRRRFHESYNFNMKCPTPGCNSLGHLTGRHERHFSISGCPLYHNLSADECKGKASTRDKQTEERTLSHRQDENRHATRHQAPAERQLRYKEKVTELRKKRNSGLNKEQKEKHMEHRQIYGTSREPLLENITSDYDLELFRKAQEKLRLAGQVSEGSNMIKTIVFGRYELDTWYHSPYPEEYARLGRLYMCEFCLKYMKSQTILRRHMAKCVWKHPPGDEIYRKGNISVFEVDGKKNKIYCQNLCLLAKLFLDHKTLYYDVEPFLFYVMTEADNTGCHLVGYFSKEKNSFLNYNVSCILTMPQYMRQGYGKMLIDFSYLLSKVEEKVGSPERPLSDLGLISYRSYWKEVLLRYLNNFQGKEISIKEISQETAVNPVDIVSTLQSLQMLKYWKGKHLVLKRQDLIDDWKAKETKRGTGKTIDPTALKWTPPKGT
- the LOC117527334 gene encoding histone acetyltransferase KAT7-like isoform X2, whose protein sequence is MPRRKRTAGSSSDGTEDSDFSADLEPTENTESRRSSARLTRSSLRLSQCSQDNFRPVQSNSPAAVYPDEGLGSAAELSAASVFSSGRRVTRSQQGASNTTAKKYPLRQSRSSGSDTEANDQKQGPDRDETPPRTPTGNAPSSESDIEVSSPSNDLVSSSNNVVVSQEEDERLAKELSLKEAAAHDLSHRPKRRRFHESYNFNMKCPTPGCNSLGHLTGRHERHFSISGCPLYHNLSADECKGKASTRDKQTEERTLSHRQDENRHATRHQAPAERQLRYKEKVTELRKKRNSGLNKEQKEKHMEHRQIYGTSREPLLENITSDYDLELFRKAQARALEDLEKLRLAGQVSEGSNMIKTIVFGRYELDTWYHSPYPEEYARLGRLYMCEFCLKYMKSQTILRRHMAKCVWKHPPGDEIYRKGNISVFEVDGKKNKIYCQNLCLLAKLFLDHKTLYYDVEPFLFYVMTEADNTGCHLVGYFSKEKNSFLNYNVSCILTMPQYMRQGYGKMLIDFSYLLSKVEEKVGSPERPLSDLGLISYRSYWKEVLLRYLNNFQGKEISIKEISQETAVNPVDIVSTLQSLQMLKYWKGKHLVLKRQDLIDDWKAKETKRGTGKTIDPTALKWTPPKGT